DNA sequence from the Streptomyces sp. CA-210063 genome:
CGCCGCCGCGCAGACCAGCCCTATCCACCCTCGACCCGACACCGAGGAGCAGCTCGTAATGACGACTGTCGACAACCGGCAGGACTTCAAGGTCGCCGACCTCTCCCTGGCCGAGTTCGGCCGCAAGGAGATCACCCTCGCCGAGCATGAGATGCCCGGCCTGATGGCGATCCGCAGGGAGTACGCCGAGGCGCAGCCCCTCGCCGGCGCGCGTGTCACCGGCTCCCTGCACATGACCGTGCAGACCGCCGTCCTCATCGAGACCCTGGCCGCCCTCGGCGCCCAGGTCCGCTGGGCCTCCTGCAACATCTTCTCCACCCAGGACCACGCCGCCGCCGCCGTCGCGGTCGGCCCCAACGGCACGGTGGACAGCCCGCGGGGCATCCCGGTCTTCGCCTGGAAGGGCGAGACTCTGGAGGAGTACTGGTGGTGCACCGAGCAGGCGCTGACCTGGCCGGACAGCCCCACCGGCGGCCCCAACATGATCCTCGACGACGGCGGTGACGCCACTCTCCTCGTCCACAAGGGCGTCGAGTACGAGAAGGCCGGCAAGGTGCCCGCCGTCGACACGGCCGAGAACGACGAGCACCGCGTCATCCTCGAACTGCTGAACCGCACCATCACCGACGGCTCCCAGAAGTGGACCCAGCTGGCCTCGGAGATCCGCGGTGTCACCGAGGAGACCACCACCGGTGTCCACCGCCTGTACGAGATGCAGCGTGACGGCGACCTGCTGTTCCCGGCGATCAACGTGAACGACGCCGTCACCAAGTCGAAGTTCGACAACAAGTACGGCTGCCGCCACTCCCTGATCGACGGCATCAACCGCGCCACCGATGTCCTCATCGGCGGCAAGACCGCCGTCGTCTGTGGTTACGGTGATGTGGGCAAGGGCTGTGCGGAGTCTCTGCGCGGACAGGGCGCCCGCGTCATCGTCACCGAGATCGACCCGATCTGCGCGCTCCAGGCGGCGATGGACGGCTACCAGGTCACGAC
Encoded proteins:
- the ahcY gene encoding adenosylhomocysteinase, whose product is MTTVDNRQDFKVADLSLAEFGRKEITLAEHEMPGLMAIRREYAEAQPLAGARVTGSLHMTVQTAVLIETLAALGAQVRWASCNIFSTQDHAAAAVAVGPNGTVDSPRGIPVFAWKGETLEEYWWCTEQALTWPDSPTGGPNMILDDGGDATLLVHKGVEYEKAGKVPAVDTAENDEHRVILELLNRTITDGSQKWTQLASEIRGVTEETTTGVHRLYEMQRDGDLLFPAINVNDAVTKSKFDNKYGCRHSLIDGINRATDVLIGGKTAVVCGYGDVGKGCAESLRGQGARVIVTEIDPICALQAAMDGYQVTTLDEVVDKADIFITTTGNKDIIMASDMARMKHQAIVGNIGHFDNEIDMAGLAQIPGIVKDEVKPQVHTWKFPDGKVLIVLSEGRLLNLGNATGHPSFVMSNSFADQTLAQIELFTKQSEYPIGVYTLPKHLDEKVARLHLDALGVKLTTLRPEQASYIGVEVEGPYKPDHYRY